The following proteins come from a genomic window of Gossypium raimondii isolate GPD5lz chromosome 5, ASM2569854v1, whole genome shotgun sequence:
- the LOC105768209 gene encoding uncharacterized protein LOC105768209 isoform X1, whose product MLVWCIKRQIALANAKNLIPGLTCFSSPLTRSAGMSSMAEKKDVDKDKPITRVLFCGPHFPASQIYTREYLEKYPFIQVDDVPLKQVPDHIGNYDLCVSKNMLFDSNVLSRAKQMKLIMQFGVGLEGIDIDAATKHGIKVARIPGDATGNAASCAEMAIYLTLGLLRKQNEMQISVKQKMLGEPIGETLLGKTVFIMGFGNIGIDLAKRLKPFDVKIIATKRSWPSNSEVLIPKAFPTQNGVLDDLVDEKGSHGDIYEFASKADIVVCCLSMNKETVGILNKPFISSMKKGALLVNIARGGLLDYEAVVQHLESGHLGGLGIDVAWKEPFDPNDPVLKFKNVILTPHVAGVTEHSYRSMAKVVGDVALQLHAGKPLKGIELVN is encoded by the exons ATGCTCGTTTGGTGTATTAAAAGGCAGATTGCTTTAGCCAACGCCAAAAATCTGATTCCGGGTCTCACTTGTTTCTCATCACCACTTACTCGCAG TGCAGGTATGTCTTCGATGGCAGAGAAGAAAGATGTGGACAAAGATAAACCCATCACTCGTGTTCTTTTTTGCGGACCACATTTTCCAGCTTCACAAATTTATACCAGAGAGTACTTGGAGAAGTATCCTTTTATCCAA GTTGATGATGTGCCCCTCAAGCAAGTTCCTGATCATATTGGGAACTATGATCTTTGTGTTTCAAAAAACATGCTGTTTGATTCAAATGTCTTATCTCGTGCAAAACAGATGAAGCTTATAATGCAATTTGGTGTTGGCCTAGAAG GCATTGATATTGATGCTGCTACAAAGCATGGGATAAAAGTTGCCAGAATTCCTGGTGATGCTACTGGAAATGCTGCATCTTGTGCTGAAATGGCTATATATCTAACGTTGGGCCTTCTTCGGAAacag AATGAAATGCAAATATCTGTAAAGCAGAAAATGCTTGGAGAGCCTATTGGGGAAACACTTCTTGGGAAAACA GTCTTTATAATGGGATTTGGAAATATTGGAATTGATTTGGCAAAGCGCTTGAAACCATttgatgttaaaattattgCTACAAAAAGGAGCTGGCCCTCCAACTCGGAAGTTCTTATCCCGAAAG CctttccaactcaaaatggggTTCTCGATGATTTGGTTGACGAGAAAGGCAGTCATGGTGATATCTATGAGTTTGCAAGCAAGGCTGACATAGTTGTCTGTTGCTTGAGTATGAATAAAGAAACA gTTGGCATTCTGAACAAGCCCTTCATATCTTCAATGAAAAAG GGAGCCCTTTTGGTGAATATTGCTCGAGGGGGTCTTCTTGACTATGAGGCTGTTGTGCAACATCTTGAGTCTGGACACTTGGGAGGCTTAGGAATTGATGTTGCATGGAAAGAACCATTTGACCCTAATGACccagttttgaaatttaagaatgttATACTTACACCTCATGTTGCCGGGGTTACCGAACATTCATATAGATCAATGGCTAAG GTGGTTGGTGATGTTGCCTTACAACTTCATGCTGGAAAACCCCTGAAAGGGATAGAGCTGGTCAATTAG
- the LOC105768208 gene encoding serine/threonine-protein kinase D6PKL1, which translates to MDMGTSTSEIVESIDELDAELKRGEPAKNRYMPKSGNKYSIEDDINRLFEAIEVRTASRVSGFSKEIGRDALRKSAMKRPVRVSSSHASGIGISEPVSLKQALRGLSISQASEMAAMKKRLSKPSGSSGVSEAGTIKRLYRAVVVEENGSRVPLNEGKGKLVEISLVPEKITSNTSEMMPESLQVSNKEVFNLNSSISDNATTERVRTTRLPSPDQIVPLVMESESEVSEAELKKVNSIDSPAVNHAVKEALEIGSSSIQTCVETPMPNKEPKGKLLAESSHSVSGAAGKVKSVCQNPRLIKPVLRNKSFTRKKAKQESTTVVSNSNSCNGCLGNDLGPSTSYSDSLLQKPASGSGTKENMEVSRVSSSTSCSNEVNSSMVGTSGKSILSSNSSNKSKGLLAKADDKSRSREKGEFSQSSKSSIGEYSSSTATSEESNISGSSRIGSRPHMSKDLRWEAIRSIRKQHGSLSLRHFKLLKKIGGGDIGTVYLAELTGTNGLFALKVMNNDFLLSRKKMLRAQTEKEIMQILDHPFLPTLYAYFTTEKLSCLVMEYCPAGDLHILLQKQPGRSFSEQAVRFYGAEVLLALEYLHMLGVVYRDLKPENILVREDGHIMLTDFDLSLRCDANPVLLKSASPVAEPAEKMSSPCSQSSCIEPLCLNPSFQVPCFTPRLLSLASRSRKIKSDLATQISPMPQLVVEPTSARSNSFVGTHEYLAPEIIKGEGHGNAVDWWTFGIFLFELLYGKTPFKGSGNDETLSNVVSHSLRFPSSPIVSFHARDLIRGLLVKEPENRLGSVKGATEIKQHPFFEGLNWALIRCAIPPEMPRFCDSSICLPTAALQKKDSSRGDELPGTGDDVEFDMF; encoded by the exons ATGGATATGGGGACTAGTACTTCTGAAATCGTCGAATCGATTGATGAATTAGATGCTGAATTGAAAAGGGGAGAACCTGCTAAGAACCGGTATATGCCAAAATCAGGAAATAAGTATTCTATTGAAGATGACATTAACCGTCTTTTTGAAGCAATCGAAGTTAGGACAGCTTCTAGGGTTTCTGGTTTCTCAAAAGAAATCGGTAGAGATGCTTTACGGAAGAGTGCAATGAAAAGACCAGTTAGAGTTAGTTCTTCTCATGCTTCAGGGATTGGAATTTCTGAACCAGTGAGTTTGAAGCAGGCACTTAGAGGGTTGTCTATATCTCAGGCATCAGAGATGGCTGCTATGAAGAAGCGATTATCAAAGCCATCAGGTTCATCTGGTGTCTCAGAAGCAGGAACCATCAAAAGATTGTACAGGGCTGTAGTAGTTGAAGAAAATGGATCAAGAGTTCCTCTGAATGAAGGTAAAGGGAAGTTGGTGGAAATATCACTTGTTCCCGAAAAGATTACATCCAATACTTCGGAAATGATGCCTGAATCTTTGCAAGTGTCAAACAAGGAGGTATTCAACCTAAATTCTAGTATTTCAGACAATGCAACAACAGAACGGGTAAGAACCACCAGATTGCCATCCCCAGATCAGATTGTCCCTTTGGTCATGGAGTCTGAAAGTGAAGTATCAGAAGCAGAACTTAAAAAAGTAAATTCTATAGATTCTCCAGCTGTTAATCATGCTGTCAAGGAAGCTTTGGAGATTGGTTCTTCCTCTATCCAGACTTGTGTTGAAACTCCAATGCCTAATAAGGAGCCAAAGGGAAAGTTGCTTGCTGAATCTTCTCATTCAGTCTCTGGTGCTGCTGGTAAGGTGAAATCTGTTTGCCAAAATCCACGTCTAATCAAGCCAGTCTTGAGAAACAAAAGCTTTACAAGGAAGAAAGCAAAACAGGAATCAACTACCGTTGTCAGCAATTCCAATTCTTGTAATGGTTGTTTAGGCAATGATCTTGGACCTAGTACTAGTTATTCAGATAGCCTACTACAGAAGCCTGCTTCAGGCAGTGGAACAAAGGAAAATATGGAAGTGTCTCGTGTTTCGAGCAGTACAAGTTGCAGCAATGAAGTTAACTCAAGCATGGTGGGTACAAGTGGCAAGTCTATTTTGAGTTCAAACTCTAGTAACAAATCCAAAGGATTGTTGGCCAAAGCTGATGACAAATCAAGATCAAGGGAAAAGGGAGAGTTTTCCCAGAGCTCGAAAAGTAGTATTGGCGAGTATAGTAGTAGCACTGCCACTAGTGAAGAAAGCAATATCAGTGGGTCTAGTCGGATTGGTAGTAGACCTCACATGTCAAAAGATTTGAGGTGGGAAGCTATTCGCTCCATTCGCAAGCAGCATGGAAGCTTGAGTTTGAGGCACTTCAAGCTCCTCAAGAAGATTGGTGGTGGGGACATTGGCACTGTTTACCTTGCCGAGCTGACTGGTACAAACGGCTTATTTGCTTTGAAAGTGATGAACAATGATTTTTTGTTGAGTCGCAAGAAGATGCTTAGGGCACAAACAGAAAAGGAGATAATGCAAATACTGGATCATCCTTTTCTTCCCACACTATATGCCTATTTCACAACAGAAAAACTTTCTTGCTTGGTTATGGAGTATTGTCCAGCTGGAGATTTGCATATTTTACTACAGAAGCAACCTGGCAGGAGTTTCTCTGAACAAGCAGTAAG GTTTTATGGTGCTGAAGTCCTGCTTGCGTTGGAGTACCTGCACATGCTTGGTGTTGTATATCGAGATCTAAAACCAGAAAATATCTTGGTTAGAGAAGATGGTCACATCATGCTCACGGATTTTGACTTGTCACTCAGATGTGATGCTAATCCAGTGCTGCTAAAGTCTGCTTCACCCGTTGCTGAACCTGCAGAGAAGATGTCAAGTCCATGCTCTCAGTCCAGCTGTATAGAGCCTTTGTGCCTCAATCCATCCTTTCAAGTACCATGCTTCACTCCTAGGCTTCTATCGCTTGCTTCCAGATCAAGGAAGATAAAATCTGATCTAGCCACTCAGATTAGCCCCATGCCACAGCTTGTAGTGGAGCCAACCAGTGCCCGGTCAAACTCATTTGTCGGAACTCATGAATACCTTGCTCCAGAAATCATCAAAGGTGAGGGTCATGGGAATGCCGTTGATTGGTGGACGTTTGGAATCTTTCTGTTTGAGCTTTTGTATGGTAAAACACCCTTCAAGGGTTCAGGAAACGATGAAACACTATCCAATGTGGTGTCACACAGCCTTAGGTTTCCTAGCAGCCCTATAGTTAGTTTTCATGCAAGAGATCTGATAAGAGGGCTTTTAGTTAAGGAACCTGAGAACCGGTTAGGATCAGTGAAAGGAGCTACGGAGATCAAACAACACCCTTTCTTTGAAGGCCTAAATTGGGCTTTGATACGATGTGCAATACCACCCGAGATGCCTAGGTTCTGTGACTCGAGCATCTGTTTGCCAACTGCAGCTTTGCAGAAAAAAGACAGCTCCAGAGGTGACGAGTTGCCGGGTACTGGAGACGATGTTGAGTTTGATATGTTTTAG
- the LOC105768210 gene encoding uncharacterized protein LOC105768210, which yields MRPYLNHATTRPSSSATPPYLPFYHHSRFLSPKTSFIPLFHSTKYPTIQNPKSPSYPLQDPTNFPAFASLVKASMASSASGRAATETKPFSVLFVCLGNICRSPAAEGVFRDIVKKKGLDSKFNIDSAGTINYHEGNLADPRMRAASKRRDIEITSISRPIRPSDFRDFDLIIAMDKKNREDILEAFNRWKSRDKLPADAYKKVRLMCSYCKKHDETEVPDPYYGGAQGFEKVLDLLEDACESLLDNILAENSNIHGS from the exons ATGAGGCCATATCTGAACCATGCCACAACTAGACCATCATCATCAGCAACTCCTccatatttaccattttaccacCACTCCCGTTTCCTTTCTCCCAAGACCTCTTTTATTCCTCTctttcattcaaccaaatacCCAACTATTCAAAACCCGAAATCCCCTTCATATCCCCTGCAAGACCCCACCAATTTTCCTGCTTTTGCGTCGCTAGTGAAAGCATCGATGGCCTCTTCAGCATCAGGAAGGGCTGCCACAGAGACAAAGCCTTTCTCTGTTCTTTTCGTTTGCTTAGGCAACATCTGCCGGAGCCCAGCTGCTGAAGGTGTCTTTAGAGATATTGTGAAAAAGAAAGGCCTTGACTCCAAGTTTAACATTGACTCTGCTGGCACCATTAATTACCATGAG GGAAATTTGGCAGACCCAAGAATGAGGGCAGCCTCAAAAAGGCGTGACATTGAGATAACATCTATTTCAAGGCCAATCCGGCCATCGGACTTTAGAGATTTTGATCTTATTATTGCAATGGACAAGAAAAATAGAG AGGATATATTAGAGGCTTTCAATAGGTGGAAATCAAGAGACAAACTCCCCGCTGATGCCTATAAAAAA GTTAGACTGATGTGCTCTTATTGTAAGAAACATGACGAGACAGAAGTCCCAGATCCATACTATGGCGGAGCGCAAGGTTTTGAGAAG GTTTTAGACCTGCTTGAAGATGCTTGCGAATCCTTACTGGATAACATCTTGGCCGAAAACAGCAACATTCATGGGTCATAA
- the LOC105768209 gene encoding uncharacterized protein LOC105768209 isoform X3, whose protein sequence is MSSMAEKKDVDKDKPITRVLFCGPHFPASQIYTREYLEKYPFIQVDDVPLKQVPDHIGNYDLCVSKNMLFDSNVLSRAKQMKLIMQFGVGLEGIDIDAATKHGIKVARIPGDATGNAASCAEMAIYLTLGLLRKQNEMQISVKQKMLGEPIGETLLGKTVFIMGFGNIGIDLAKRLKPFDVKIIATKRSWPSNSEVLIPKAFPTQNGVLDDLVDEKGSHGDIYEFASKADIVVCCLSMNKETVGILNKPFISSMKKGALLVNIARGGLLDYEAVVQHLESGHLGGLGIDVAWKEPFDPNDPVLKFKNVILTPHVAGVTEHSYRSMAKVVGDVALQLHAGKPLKGIELVN, encoded by the exons ATGTCTTCGATGGCAGAGAAGAAAGATGTGGACAAAGATAAACCCATCACTCGTGTTCTTTTTTGCGGACCACATTTTCCAGCTTCACAAATTTATACCAGAGAGTACTTGGAGAAGTATCCTTTTATCCAA GTTGATGATGTGCCCCTCAAGCAAGTTCCTGATCATATTGGGAACTATGATCTTTGTGTTTCAAAAAACATGCTGTTTGATTCAAATGTCTTATCTCGTGCAAAACAGATGAAGCTTATAATGCAATTTGGTGTTGGCCTAGAAG GCATTGATATTGATGCTGCTACAAAGCATGGGATAAAAGTTGCCAGAATTCCTGGTGATGCTACTGGAAATGCTGCATCTTGTGCTGAAATGGCTATATATCTAACGTTGGGCCTTCTTCGGAAacag AATGAAATGCAAATATCTGTAAAGCAGAAAATGCTTGGAGAGCCTATTGGGGAAACACTTCTTGGGAAAACA GTCTTTATAATGGGATTTGGAAATATTGGAATTGATTTGGCAAAGCGCTTGAAACCATttgatgttaaaattattgCTACAAAAAGGAGCTGGCCCTCCAACTCGGAAGTTCTTATCCCGAAAG CctttccaactcaaaatggggTTCTCGATGATTTGGTTGACGAGAAAGGCAGTCATGGTGATATCTATGAGTTTGCAAGCAAGGCTGACATAGTTGTCTGTTGCTTGAGTATGAATAAAGAAACA gTTGGCATTCTGAACAAGCCCTTCATATCTTCAATGAAAAAG GGAGCCCTTTTGGTGAATATTGCTCGAGGGGGTCTTCTTGACTATGAGGCTGTTGTGCAACATCTTGAGTCTGGACACTTGGGAGGCTTAGGAATTGATGTTGCATGGAAAGAACCATTTGACCCTAATGACccagttttgaaatttaagaatgttATACTTACACCTCATGTTGCCGGGGTTACCGAACATTCATATAGATCAATGGCTAAG GTGGTTGGTGATGTTGCCTTACAACTTCATGCTGGAAAACCCCTGAAAGGGATAGAGCTGGTCAATTAG
- the LOC105768209 gene encoding uncharacterized protein LOC105768209 isoform X2: MLVWCIKRQIALANAKNLIPGLTCFSSPLTRSAGMSSMAEKKDVDKDKPITRVLFCGPHFPASQIYTREYLEKYPFIQVDDVPLKQVPDHIGNYDLCVSKNMLFDSNVLSRAKQMKLIMQFGVGLEGIDIDAATKHGIKVARIPGDATGNAASCAEMAIYLTLGLLRKQKMLGEPIGETLLGKTVFIMGFGNIGIDLAKRLKPFDVKIIATKRSWPSNSEVLIPKAFPTQNGVLDDLVDEKGSHGDIYEFASKADIVVCCLSMNKETVGILNKPFISSMKKGALLVNIARGGLLDYEAVVQHLESGHLGGLGIDVAWKEPFDPNDPVLKFKNVILTPHVAGVTEHSYRSMAKVVGDVALQLHAGKPLKGIELVN, translated from the exons ATGCTCGTTTGGTGTATTAAAAGGCAGATTGCTTTAGCCAACGCCAAAAATCTGATTCCGGGTCTCACTTGTTTCTCATCACCACTTACTCGCAG TGCAGGTATGTCTTCGATGGCAGAGAAGAAAGATGTGGACAAAGATAAACCCATCACTCGTGTTCTTTTTTGCGGACCACATTTTCCAGCTTCACAAATTTATACCAGAGAGTACTTGGAGAAGTATCCTTTTATCCAA GTTGATGATGTGCCCCTCAAGCAAGTTCCTGATCATATTGGGAACTATGATCTTTGTGTTTCAAAAAACATGCTGTTTGATTCAAATGTCTTATCTCGTGCAAAACAGATGAAGCTTATAATGCAATTTGGTGTTGGCCTAGAAG GCATTGATATTGATGCTGCTACAAAGCATGGGATAAAAGTTGCCAGAATTCCTGGTGATGCTACTGGAAATGCTGCATCTTGTGCTGAAATGGCTATATATCTAACGTTGGGCCTTCTTCGGAAacag AAAATGCTTGGAGAGCCTATTGGGGAAACACTTCTTGGGAAAACA GTCTTTATAATGGGATTTGGAAATATTGGAATTGATTTGGCAAAGCGCTTGAAACCATttgatgttaaaattattgCTACAAAAAGGAGCTGGCCCTCCAACTCGGAAGTTCTTATCCCGAAAG CctttccaactcaaaatggggTTCTCGATGATTTGGTTGACGAGAAAGGCAGTCATGGTGATATCTATGAGTTTGCAAGCAAGGCTGACATAGTTGTCTGTTGCTTGAGTATGAATAAAGAAACA gTTGGCATTCTGAACAAGCCCTTCATATCTTCAATGAAAAAG GGAGCCCTTTTGGTGAATATTGCTCGAGGGGGTCTTCTTGACTATGAGGCTGTTGTGCAACATCTTGAGTCTGGACACTTGGGAGGCTTAGGAATTGATGTTGCATGGAAAGAACCATTTGACCCTAATGACccagttttgaaatttaagaatgttATACTTACACCTCATGTTGCCGGGGTTACCGAACATTCATATAGATCAATGGCTAAG GTGGTTGGTGATGTTGCCTTACAACTTCATGCTGGAAAACCCCTGAAAGGGATAGAGCTGGTCAATTAG